A region from the Polyangiaceae bacterium genome encodes:
- the argF gene encoding ornithine carbamoyltransferase, producing the protein MTRHFLDLSDAGRDGLIALLNASDRYLEQRGRHDKPLAGKSVALVFEKASTRTRLSLEVAVAELGGHPVVITGAGSQIGRGEPIKDTARVLSRMVHGITLRTSGAERLEELARFSSVPVLNALTDASHPMQLLADLMTVRRVRGKLEGLRFAWLGDGNNMANSWIEAAGLLGLELTLACPEGFDPSPAYLNSAREAGAKIQVVRRPEAAVEGADVVSTDVFASMGQEAEAEARRKAFAGFTLTEKLVASAAKDVVVLHCLPAHRGEEIEEAVLEGERSFVWDEAEARLHTSKAALAWALEVDG; encoded by the coding sequence ATGACGCGACATTTTCTCGACCTTTCTGACGCGGGCCGCGACGGCCTGATCGCTCTGCTGAACGCTTCGGATCGCTACTTGGAGCAGCGCGGACGCCACGACAAACCCCTCGCCGGCAAGTCCGTCGCGCTGGTGTTCGAGAAGGCGTCCACCCGCACGCGGCTGTCGCTGGAGGTGGCGGTAGCCGAGCTCGGCGGGCACCCCGTCGTGATCACCGGCGCCGGCTCCCAGATCGGCCGCGGCGAGCCCATCAAGGACACGGCGCGGGTGCTGTCGCGAATGGTGCACGGCATCACGCTGCGCACCAGCGGCGCGGAGCGTTTGGAAGAGCTCGCGCGTTTCAGCTCCGTGCCGGTGCTCAACGCGCTGACGGATGCATCCCACCCGATGCAGCTCTTGGCCGACCTCATGACGGTGCGGCGCGTGCGCGGCAAGCTCGAGGGGCTCCGCTTCGCCTGGCTCGGGGATGGCAACAACATGGCCAACTCCTGGATCGAAGCCGCGGGCCTCCTGGGCCTGGAGCTGACGTTGGCGTGCCCCGAGGGCTTCGACCCGAGCCCGGCGTACCTGAACTCCGCCCGGGAAGCCGGCGCCAAGATCCAGGTCGTGCGCCGACCGGAGGCCGCGGTGGAGGGCGCCGACGTGGTGAGCACCGACGTGTTCGCCAGCATGGGGCAAGAAGCGGAGGCTGAAGCGCGCCGCAAGGCCTTTGCCGGGTTCACCCTCACCGAGAAGCTCGTGGCCAGCGCGGCAAAGGACGTGGTGGTGCTGCACTGCTTGCCCGCGCACCGCGGCGAAGAGATCGAGGAAGCCGTGCTCGAAGGCGAGCGCAGCTTCGTGTGGGACGAGGCCGAGGCCCGGCTCCACACCTCGAAGGCGGCACTGGCCTGGGCCCTGGAGGTCGATGGCTGA